A DNA window from Pseudomonas sp. B21-056 contains the following coding sequences:
- the araG gene encoding L-arabinose ABC transporter ATP-binding protein AraG, giving the protein MQAQTATQQHNIGASLRFNGIGKAFPGVQALANISFVAHPGQVHALMGENGAGKSTLLKILGGAYIPSSGELQIGEQVMAFKCTADSIASGVAVIHQELHLVPEMTVAENLFLGHLPARFGLVNRGVLRQQALALLKGLADEIDPQEKVGRLSLGQRQLVEIAKALSRGAHVIAFDEPTSSLSAREIDRLMAIIARLRDEGKVVLYVSHRMEEVFRICNAVTVFKDGRYVRTFENMSELTHDQLVTCMVGRDIQDIYDYRARERGEVALQVDRLLGPGLREPVSFQVHKGEILGLFGLVGAGRTELLRLLSGLERQTEGSLVLHGEALKLRSPRDAIAAGVLLCPEDRKKEGIMPLASVGENINISARSAHSTLGCLLRGDWEKGNADKQIKALKVKTPTAGQKIMYLSGGNQQKAILGRWLSMPMKVLLLDEPTRGIDIGAKAEIYQIIHNLAADGIAVIVVSSDLMEVMGISDRILVLCEGAMRGELSRDQANESNLLQLALPRQRVADAAN; this is encoded by the coding sequence ATGCAAGCGCAAACAGCGACACAGCAACACAACATCGGCGCCAGCTTGCGGTTCAATGGAATCGGCAAGGCCTTTCCCGGCGTGCAGGCGCTGGCCAATATCAGTTTTGTTGCCCATCCAGGCCAGGTTCATGCCTTGATGGGGGAAAACGGCGCGGGCAAGTCCACGTTGCTGAAGATCCTGGGCGGTGCCTACATCCCGAGCAGCGGCGAGCTGCAGATCGGCGAGCAGGTGATGGCCTTCAAATGCACGGCCGACAGCATCGCCAGCGGTGTGGCGGTGATTCACCAGGAGCTGCACCTGGTGCCGGAAATGACGGTGGCCGAGAATCTGTTCCTCGGCCATTTGCCGGCCCGTTTCGGCCTGGTCAATCGCGGCGTGTTGCGCCAGCAGGCGTTGGCGCTGCTCAAGGGCCTGGCCGATGAAATCGATCCCCAGGAAAAGGTCGGTCGCCTGTCACTGGGCCAGCGTCAACTGGTGGAAATCGCCAAGGCCTTGTCCCGTGGCGCCCATGTGATTGCTTTCGATGAGCCCACCAGCAGCCTTTCGGCACGGGAAATCGACCGCTTGATGGCGATCATCGCCCGCCTGCGGGATGAGGGCAAAGTGGTGCTGTATGTCAGTCACCGTATGGAAGAGGTGTTCCGCATCTGTAACGCGGTGACGGTGTTCAAGGACGGGCGCTACGTGCGCACCTTCGAGAACATGAGCGAGTTGACCCACGATCAATTGGTCACCTGCATGGTCGGTCGCGACATCCAGGACATCTATGATTACCGTGCCCGTGAGCGCGGTGAAGTGGCGCTGCAGGTTGATCGCCTGCTCGGCCCGGGCTTGCGTGAGCCAGTGAGTTTCCAGGTGCACAAAGGCGAAATCCTCGGGTTGTTCGGGCTGGTAGGGGCCGGGCGTACCGAGTTGCTGCGCTTGCTCAGCGGGTTGGAACGCCAGACCGAAGGCAGCCTGGTGCTGCACGGAGAGGCGCTGAAACTGCGCTCGCCCCGGGATGCCATCGCCGCCGGCGTACTGCTCTGCCCGGAAGACCGCAAGAAGGAAGGCATCATGCCCCTGGCGAGCGTCGGCGAGAACATCAACATCAGCGCCCGCAGTGCCCATTCCACCCTCGGCTGCCTGTTGCGCGGCGATTGGGAGAAGGGCAACGCCGACAAGCAGATCAAGGCGTTGAAAGTGAAGACCCCGACGGCGGGGCAGAAAATCATGTACCTGTCCGGCGGCAATCAGCAGAAGGCGATTCTCGGTCGCTGGCTGTCGATGCCGATGAAAGTCCTGCTGCTGGACGAACCTACCCGGGGTATCGACATCGGTGCCAAGGCTGAGATCTACCAGATCATCCACAACCTGGCGGCCGATGGCATCGCGGTGATTGTGGTGTCCAGCGACCTGATGGAGGTGATGGGCATTTCCGACCGGATCCTGGTGCTGTGCGAAGGGGCCATGCGCGGCGAGCTGTCGCGTGACCAGGCCAACGAATCCAACCTGCTGCAACTGGCGCTGCCACGCCAACGCGTTGCCGACGCGGCGAACTGA